One region of Candidatus Rokuibacteriota bacterium genomic DNA includes:
- a CDS encoding Ppx/GppA family phosphatase, with amino-acid sequence MRRLATIDLGTNTVRLLVAEAQGQQWRWLLERQRVTRLGQGQAAAGRLCEVPMARTLEVMAEFVAAAEGLGAAPIRIVATSAVRDAPNGGDFAERVRAVTRHAVEILSGEQEARLTLLAVRRSLPWIPEPFVLVDIGGGSTELVLCREGGAAAAVSLSLGVVPLTEEFMDAGAVDGRRLGQMRRAIVDRLAHEVPAAIAAAGALALVGTAGTVTALAALDLGLPAYDADRVHGHRLTRPAVERLLARLGGLTLEERSRLPCLEPGRADVLIAGIAICLAAMDRLGSDSLVVSDRGLREGILCEMLEP; translated from the coding sequence GTGAGGCGCCTGGCGACGATCGACCTCGGCACCAACACGGTGCGACTGCTCGTGGCCGAGGCCCAGGGACAGCAGTGGCGGTGGCTCCTGGAGCGCCAGCGGGTCACCCGCCTCGGCCAGGGGCAGGCCGCTGCCGGGCGGCTCTGCGAAGTGCCCATGGCCCGGACGCTCGAGGTGATGGCGGAGTTCGTGGCAGCGGCGGAAGGGCTCGGCGCTGCGCCGATCCGCATCGTCGCCACCAGCGCCGTGAGGGATGCCCCGAACGGCGGCGACTTCGCGGAACGGGTCCGTGCGGTGACTCGCCATGCGGTGGAGATCCTCTCGGGCGAGCAGGAGGCGCGGCTCACGCTCCTCGCAGTGCGCCGCAGCCTGCCCTGGATCCCCGAACCATTCGTCCTCGTGGACATCGGCGGCGGGAGCACCGAGCTCGTCCTCTGCCGCGAGGGGGGGGCCGCCGCAGCAGTGAGTTTGTCGCTGGGAGTGGTGCCCCTCACCGAGGAGTTCATGGACGCCGGCGCCGTGGACGGGAGGCGCCTCGGGCAGATGCGCCGGGCAATCGTGGACCGGCTGGCGCACGAGGTGCCGGCGGCGATCGCCGCGGCCGGAGCCCTCGCGCTGGTGGGGACAGCGGGCACCGTGACGGCGCTGGCGGCGCTGGATCTCGGCCTCCCGGCGTATGACGCCGATCGCGTTCACGGGCACCGGCTGACGAGACCGGCCGTGGAGCGTCTCCTGGCGCGGCTGGGCGGGCTGACGCTCGAGGAACGGTCGCGGCTGCCGTGTCTGGAGCCCGGACGCGCGGACGTTCTCATCGCGGGCATCGCCATCTGCCTGGCGGCCATGGACCGCCTGGGCTCGGACTCGCTGGTCGTGAGCGACCGCGGGCTCCGCGAAGGGATCCTGTGCGAGATGCTGGAGCCGTGA
- a CDS encoding HNH endonuclease → MDDLAVLVLNYTYEPLHFTNAKRAITLLLSGKAEGVEASPRVIRSPSRTFPLPSVIRLATYIRKPFLERVAFNKKNILRRDGHTCQYCSRRGEKLTVDHVVPRSRGGQTTWTNVVAACLRCNLLKGNRTLDEARLRLVREPVHPHFLFSAHLLRHPHATSFLDSWRKYLVAAPSSL, encoded by the coding sequence ATGGATGACTTAGCGGTGCTGGTGCTGAACTACACCTACGAGCCGCTGCACTTCACCAACGCCAAACGGGCGATCACCCTCCTCCTGAGCGGCAAGGCCGAGGGGGTCGAAGCTTCCCCGCGAGTCATCCGCTCGCCGTCGCGCACCTTCCCGCTCCCCTCGGTCATCCGGCTGGCCACCTACATCCGGAAGCCGTTCCTGGAACGGGTGGCGTTCAACAAGAAGAATATCCTTCGGCGGGACGGGCACACCTGCCAGTACTGCAGCCGCCGAGGCGAGAAGCTCACGGTGGACCACGTGGTGCCCCGCTCCCGGGGCGGGCAGACCACCTGGACGAACGTGGTCGCCGCGTGCCTCCGCTGCAACCTCCTGAAGGGGAACCGCACGCTGGACGAGGCGCGGCTGCGCCTGGTCCGGGAGCCGGTGCACCCGCACTTCCTCTTCTCCGCGCACCTGCTGCGGCACCCGCACGCCACCTCGTTCCTGGATTCCTGGCGCAAGTACCTGGTCGCCGCCCCGTCCAGCCTGTAA
- the uvrB gene encoding excinuclease ABC subunit UvrB, with the protein MPAGDQPGAIDRLVGLLGEGHPHSVLLGITGSGKTFTLANVVSRLRRPALVISPNKTLAAQLHGEFKSFFPDSAVEYFVSYYDYYQPEAYIPQSDTYIEKDALVNDEIDRMRHSATTALFERRDVVVVASVSCIYGIGAPETYRGMHVGLEAGRSVAREALIRDLVAIQYERNDYDFRRGTFRVRGDVVEIFPAAADSQALRVELWGDTIERLVTLDPLRGTTTGIVPSARIYPASHYVTPAEQLERALGGIQEELRERLAFFRARGRLLEAQRLEQRTLFDMEMLREIGYCHGIENYSRHLSGRKPGQNPPTLMDYLPRDTLVIIDESHVTVPQIRGMYPGDRSRKEALVEYGFRLPSAFDNRPLTFDEFRSAVTQVLYVSATPGAYELELAGAVREPGGRAWVGGAVAEQIIRPTGLMDPRITVRPASIQVDDLMHEVRARAERDERVLITTLTKRMAEDLTEYYQQNGLRVRYLHSDIDTLDRVAVIRDLRLGKFDALVGINLLREGLDLPEVSLVGILDADKEGYLRSATSLIQTAGRAARHVNGEVLMYADRVTGSMQEALAETDRRRAAQDEYNHVHGITPESIKKSIRELLETVPERDYYTVAVPEAAEPAWESAQALAAQIAEMEAAMREAAKRLDFERAAELRDRVKALRKIELEVR; encoded by the coding sequence ATGCCGGCGGGCGACCAGCCTGGCGCCATCGATCGCCTCGTGGGCCTGCTCGGGGAGGGGCACCCGCACTCCGTCCTGCTGGGCATCACGGGGAGTGGAAAGACCTTCACCCTGGCCAACGTGGTCAGCCGGCTCCGGCGCCCGGCCCTGGTGATCTCGCCCAACAAGACCCTGGCCGCCCAGCTCCACGGCGAGTTCAAGTCGTTCTTCCCCGACAGCGCCGTCGAGTACTTCGTCTCCTACTACGACTACTACCAGCCCGAGGCGTACATTCCCCAGTCCGACACCTACATCGAGAAGGACGCGCTGGTGAACGACGAGATCGACCGCATGCGCCACTCGGCGACGACCGCGCTCTTCGAGCGGCGCGACGTGGTGGTGGTCGCCTCGGTCTCCTGCATCTACGGCATCGGCGCGCCGGAGACGTACCGGGGGATGCACGTGGGGCTCGAGGCCGGACGGAGCGTGGCCCGAGAGGCACTGATCCGGGACCTGGTCGCCATCCAGTACGAGCGCAACGACTACGACTTCCGCCGGGGCACCTTCCGCGTGCGCGGGGACGTCGTCGAGATCTTCCCGGCCGCCGCCGACTCGCAGGCGCTGCGGGTCGAGCTCTGGGGCGACACCATCGAGCGGCTGGTCACGCTGGACCCGCTGCGCGGTACCACGACGGGGATCGTGCCGAGCGCGCGCATCTATCCGGCCAGCCACTACGTGACACCGGCCGAGCAGCTGGAGCGGGCCCTCGGGGGCATCCAGGAGGAGCTGCGGGAGCGGCTGGCCTTCTTCCGGGCGCGGGGCCGGCTCCTGGAGGCCCAGAGGCTGGAGCAGCGCACGCTCTTCGACATGGAGATGCTGCGGGAGATCGGCTACTGCCACGGGATCGAGAACTACTCCCGCCACCTGTCCGGGCGCAAGCCGGGGCAGAACCCGCCCACGCTGATGGACTACCTGCCCAGGGACACCCTCGTCATCATCGACGAGTCGCACGTCACCGTGCCCCAGATCCGCGGCATGTACCCCGGCGACCGGTCGCGGAAGGAGGCGCTGGTGGAGTACGGCTTCCGGCTCCCCTCGGCCTTCGACAACCGCCCGCTGACCTTTGACGAGTTCCGGTCGGCCGTGACGCAGGTGCTGTACGTCTCCGCGACGCCCGGCGCCTACGAGCTGGAGCTGGCGGGCGCCGTGCGCGAGCCCGGCGGACGCGCCTGGGTGGGCGGCGCGGTGGCGGAGCAGATCATCCGCCCCACCGGGCTCATGGACCCCAGGATCACCGTGCGCCCCGCCTCAATCCAGGTGGATGACCTCATGCACGAGGTGCGGGCGCGGGCCGAGCGCGACGAGCGGGTCCTGATCACCACGCTCACCAAGCGCATGGCCGAGGACCTGACGGAGTACTACCAGCAGAACGGCCTGCGCGTGCGCTACCTGCACTCCGACATCGACACGCTGGACCGCGTGGCGGTGATCCGCGACCTGCGCCTCGGCAAGTTCGACGCGCTCGTCGGCATCAACCTCCTGCGGGAAGGCCTGGACCTGCCGGAGGTGTCGCTGGTGGGGATCCTGGATGCCGACAAGGAAGGCTACCTGCGCTCGGCCACCTCCCTGATCCAGACGGCGGGGCGGGCCGCACGGCACGTCAACGGCGAGGTGCTCATGTACGCCGACCGCGTCACCGGCTCCATGCAGGAGGCCCTGGCCGAGACCGACCGGCGGCGCGCAGCCCAGGACGAGTACAACCACGTCCACGGCATCACGCCGGAATCCATCAAGAAATCCATCCGCGAGCTGCTGGAGACCGTGCCCGAGCGGGACTACTACACGGTGGCCGTGCCCGAGGCCGCGGAGCCCGCGTGGGAGAGCGCGCAGGCGCTGGCCGCCCAGATCGCCGAGATGGAGGCCGCCATGCGCGAGGCGGCCAAGCGGCTGGACTTCGAGCGAGCCGCCGAGTTGAGGGACCGCGTCAAGGCGCTCCGGAAGATCGAGCTCGAGGTGCGGTGA
- the uvrC gene encoding excinuclease ABC subunit UvrC, with product MTLREKIDQAPDRPGVYLYKDAKGQMVYVGKAASLRSRVRSYFQESRARDPKTDALVAQIRDVEYIVTANELEALILESNLVKKHRPRYNIILRDDKHYPFLKLTTGEEFPRLVVARRVQKDGSAYYGPFYPATAMRETLRLVRQLFPLRTCRINIDGQLPRPCIQYFIHRCQAPCTGLETREGYRRTVDAVQRFLEGKDEELARELTREMEAAAAATRFEQAAVLRDRIQALNTVRERQKIISTEDTEQDIVGVVRQGSEACVQIFFVRKGRLLGRESFFFDRVSGWADGDILSAFVQQFYARQVMPPPEILLSAELSDADLTAAWLCQSRGGRVELVTPQRGRRRELVAMAEENAALALRTHLLSRGNRGQAVLEELERALGLPGPPHRIEAFDISTIQGSETVAAMVVWQSGDMKRDEYKRYKIRSVTGADDFASMREVLTRRYAKALETEAPLPDLILLDGGRGQLGVGSKVLEDLGLDYLAIAALAKRAEEVYVPDRLAPLVLDLGSPALQTLQKIRDEAHRFAITYHKTLRRRRTISSELDRIPGVGPRLRTNLLRSLGSARGVRAASVAELAAVPGITPRLAQRIHDFFRRTPEAREPPGGPGS from the coding sequence GTGACCCTGCGGGAGAAGATCGATCAGGCCCCGGACCGGCCGGGCGTGTACCTCTACAAGGACGCGAAGGGGCAGATGGTCTACGTGGGCAAGGCCGCCTCCCTGCGCAGCCGCGTGCGCTCCTACTTTCAGGAGTCGCGGGCGCGGGATCCCAAGACGGACGCCCTCGTGGCGCAGATTCGCGACGTGGAGTACATCGTCACGGCCAACGAGCTGGAAGCGCTGATCCTGGAGTCCAACCTCGTCAAGAAGCACCGGCCCCGCTACAACATCATCCTTCGGGACGACAAGCACTACCCCTTCCTCAAGCTCACCACCGGTGAGGAGTTCCCGCGGCTCGTGGTGGCCCGCCGAGTGCAGAAGGACGGCTCCGCCTACTACGGCCCCTTCTACCCCGCCACGGCCATGCGGGAGACGCTGCGCCTGGTGCGCCAGCTCTTCCCGCTGCGCACGTGCCGGATCAACATCGACGGCCAGCTGCCGCGGCCGTGCATCCAGTACTTCATCCACCGGTGCCAGGCGCCGTGCACGGGACTGGAGACGCGGGAGGGGTACAGGCGGACCGTGGACGCCGTGCAGCGCTTCCTCGAGGGGAAGGACGAGGAGCTGGCCAGGGAGCTGACGCGCGAGATGGAAGCCGCCGCCGCGGCGACCAGGTTCGAGCAAGCCGCCGTCCTGCGCGATCGAATCCAGGCGCTCAACACGGTGCGGGAGCGCCAGAAGATCATCTCGACGGAAGACACGGAACAGGACATCGTGGGGGTGGTGCGCCAGGGATCGGAGGCGTGCGTCCAGATCTTCTTCGTGCGCAAGGGGCGGCTCCTGGGACGAGAGTCGTTCTTCTTCGACCGGGTCTCGGGCTGGGCGGACGGCGACATCCTGTCGGCCTTCGTGCAGCAGTTCTACGCCCGTCAGGTCATGCCCCCGCCCGAGATCCTGCTCTCGGCGGAGCTGTCCGACGCCGACTTGACCGCGGCCTGGCTCTGTCAGAGCCGGGGCGGGCGGGTGGAGCTGGTGACGCCGCAGCGGGGCCGCCGGCGTGAGCTGGTCGCCATGGCCGAGGAGAATGCGGCGCTGGCGCTGCGGACCCACCTCCTGTCCCGGGGGAACCGCGGGCAGGCGGTGCTGGAGGAACTCGAGCGCGCCCTCGGCCTGCCGGGGCCGCCCCATCGCATCGAGGCCTTCGACATCTCGACCATCCAGGGCAGCGAGACGGTGGCGGCGATGGTCGTCTGGCAGAGCGGGGACATGAAGAGGGACGAGTACAAGCGGTACAAGATCCGCAGCGTGACCGGCGCCGACGACTTCGCGTCGATGCGCGAGGTGCTGACGCGGCGCTATGCGAAGGCGCTGGAAACCGAGGCCCCGTTGCCGGACCTGATCCTCCTCGACGGGGGCCGCGGACAGCTGGGGGTGGGCAGCAAGGTCCTCGAGGACCTGGGCCTCGACTACCTGGCCATCGCGGCCCTGGCCAAGCGGGCCGAGGAAGTGTACGTCCCGGACCGGCTGGCCCCGCTCGTGCTCGACCTGGGATCGCCGGCGCTCCAGACGCTCCAGAAGATCCGGGATGAGGCGCACCGTTTCGCCATCACCTATCACAAGACGCTGCGTCGCCGGCGCACCATCAGCTCCGAGCTGGACCGGATCCCAGGGGTGGGGCCCAGGCTCAGGACCAACCTGCTGCGGAGCCTGGGCTCGGCCCGCGGGGTGCGCGCGGCGTCCGTGGCCGAGCTGGCGGCGGTGCCCGGAATCACGCCGAGGCTGGCGCAGCGCATCCACGATTTCTTCCGGCGGACGCCGGAGGCCCGGGAACCGCCGGGGGGCCCTGGCAGTTAG